A genomic segment from Macrobrachium rosenbergii isolate ZJJX-2024 chromosome 30, ASM4041242v1, whole genome shotgun sequence encodes:
- the LOC136854988 gene encoding protein kinase shaggy-like isoform X1 produces MGGKASTAGGGAGVAAGGPSSSAAPRSRALSTSAGTAESEGGSGLGLLRSASQGGGGASSRDRTGDRGRARSLSSVQDTTANVPLTIPALLSRAGGGAGGGGGGAGSETDGSSPEEYLLDGPLTTLGLGRVFTTHSLPAHLWSFNGKHPLSA; encoded by the exons ATGGGAGGCAAAGCAAGCACCGCAGGTGGCGGCGCCGGCGTCGCTGCTGGAGGGCCCTCAAGCTCTGCTGCCCCAAGATCCAGAGCCCTCTCGACTAGTGCTG gaACAGCCGAATCAGAGGGTGGCTCTGGCCTTGGCCTTCTCCGCTCAGCCAGTCAGGGCGGGGGCGGTGCGTCGTCTAGAGACCGCACTGGAGATCGCGGACGCGCCCGATCTCTGTCGAGCGTCCAGGATACCACTGCAAACGTGCCCTTAACCATCCCAGCCCTTCTCTCCAGGGCTGGAGGGGGAGCAGGGGGCGGAGGTGGAGGGGCTGGCAGCGAGACGGACGGTAGCTCCCCCGAGGAGTACTTACTGGACGGCCCTCTCACGACGCTCGGCTTAGGAAGGGTCTTCACAACTCACTCCCTGCCTGCGCATCTTTGGTCCTTCAATG
- the LOC136854988 gene encoding protein kinase shaggy-like isoform X2 has protein sequence MGGKASTAGGGAGVAAGGPSSSAAPRSRALSTSAGTAESEGGSGLGLLRSASQGGGGASSRDRTGDRGRARSLSSVQDTTANVPLTIPALLSRAGGGAGGGGGGAGSETDGSSPEEYLLDGPLTTLGLGRVFTTHSLPAHLWSFNAWLTIQ, from the exons ATGGGAGGCAAAGCAAGCACCGCAGGTGGCGGCGCCGGCGTCGCTGCTGGAGGGCCCTCAAGCTCTGCTGCCCCAAGATCCAGAGCCCTCTCGACTAGTGCTG gaACAGCCGAATCAGAGGGTGGCTCTGGCCTTGGCCTTCTCCGCTCAGCCAGTCAGGGCGGGGGCGGTGCGTCGTCTAGAGACCGCACTGGAGATCGCGGACGCGCCCGATCTCTGTCGAGCGTCCAGGATACCACTGCAAACGTGCCCTTAACCATCCCAGCCCTTCTCTCCAGGGCTGGAGGGGGAGCAGGGGGCGGAGGTGGAGGGGCTGGCAGCGAGACGGACGGTAGCTCCCCCGAGGAGTACTTACTGGACGGCCCTCTCACGACGCTCGGCTTAGGAAGGGTCTTCACAACTCACTCCCTGCCTGCGCATCTTTGGTCCTTCAATG